From one Plasmodium knowlesi strain H genome assembly, chromosome: 11 genomic stretch:
- a CDS encoding protease, putative produces the protein MHYEELTNNYCEGGSKNIERISLSGCMRLMYCFFSITFLIIYSCATIGKNGIICLLLSFSPSCAYLYLFGRQIKRRIQIVHAVEMILYGAVLSVFLAGNLEYIFSLFFFHFCYICFVKDIRGILLLMCSVVVFFYFFLVVAYVEEVSKLLPMFFVQMNEKKSKNEYLELPLVDSMSFLNQEGHEADHEEKEDTWVDKFRYIYANDILEYIYFSLCSSAGFSSTENLLYAAQATSQNFLSIIVLRNLICVLFHMSCSGVASYNIASRVNHKSRNGCVANLLSVLGCLFTSSLFHALYDYSIFFSSLSIPTYQASFLTLLFVYCFFCMLLIFSVLVGRSANAIRGGSLSRISGID, from the exons ATGCATTATGAGGAATTG ACAAACAACTACTGCGAAGGAGgatcaaaaaatatagagaGGATTTCCCTTTCGGGGTGTATGCGTCTGATGTACTGCTTTTTCTCGATAACATTTCTGATAA TTTATTCTTGTGCCACCatcggaaaaaatggaatcatCTGCTTACTTCTATCCTTTTCGCCGAGTTGTGCTTACCTATATCT GTTTGGaagacaaataaaaagaagaatacaaATTGTGCATGCTGTCGAAATGATATTGTACGGAGCTGTACTGTCCGTTTTTTTGGCGGGCAACTTAGAATatatcttttctttatttttttttcatttctgttaCATATGTTTTGTGAAAGACATCAGAGggattcttcttcttatgtGTTCAGTGgtggtattttttt ACTTCTTCCTGGTAGTGGCGTACGTGGAGGAAGTGTCTAAACTTCTTCCAATGTTTTTTGTTCAaatgaatgagaaaaaaagcaaaaatgagTATCTAGAATTACCCCTCGTTGACAGCATGAGCTTCTTAAATCAAGAGGGACATGAAGCAGAccatgaagaaaaggaagataccTGGGTGGATAAATTCAGATACATTTATGCAAATGACATActggaatatatatatttttccttgtgctCATCCGCCGG ATTTTCGAGTACCGAAAACTTACTTTACGCTGCGCAGGCGACAAGCCAGAACTTCTTATCGATAATTGTGTTAAG AAATTTGATCTGTGTGCTCTTCCACATGAGCTGTTCCGGAGTAGCTTCTTACAATATTGCCTCGCGAGTGAATCATAAAAGCAGGAACG GTTGTGTTGCAAATTTGCTGAGCGTCCTCGGATGTCTATTCACTTCTTCCCTCTTCCATGCATTGTATGACTACTCCATATTTTTCAGTTCCTTAAGTATACCGACCTATCAAGCTTCCTTTTTGACCCTCCTGTTTGTGTATTGCTTCTTCTGCATGCTGCTCATATTTTCCGTTCTTGTGGGGCGCTCCGCGAATGCCATACGGGGGGGTTCGCTCTCGCGCATAAGCGGAATTGACTAA
- a CDS encoding choline/ethanolaminephosphotransferase, putative, whose protein sequence is MGIFLNLNKSVYANCKSYVYKSGGHSLLDNIFDAYWNLCIKLVPKSVTANFLTLLGFLCSTVAFFLMYLFDLSNKKNDYIYLYIAFFLFLYQTFDALDGKQARRTNTSSPLGQLFDHGCDSITSSLFIFIVGKGASIPKGLLFFALLSAVQLQTFMFSWMEHYTKVYNTSLGSMGITESHVMVITVCILRGLKGAALFNKTTLKDLLPGSLRSLFGKAALSIKLTHLIVIPVFFFLILTIARSTYMGLQTAKKKRKEATIQLVFFYIFMLLQYYFYQSTLTVKNELICYIVIALFSAFYTLHMNMSTVLKTKMDSFPIPIIFYYLCIILLFMKRRFNHHILKMAVFNEAYILYYMMVFGFVYLFDYAYTIIGNICKELNITFLFNKKKKIMSGKWA, encoded by the exons ATGGGGATCTTCTTAAATCTAAATAAAAGCGTTTACGCTAACTGTAAATCGTATGTGTATAAGAGTGGTGGACATTCGCTACTCGATAACATTTTTGATGCTTACTGGAATCTCTGCATCAAGCTGGTCCCCAAG tcAGTAACAGCTAATTTTTTGACACTCCTAGGATTCTTATGCTCCACGGtggctttttttcttatgtacCTTTTTGACCTGTCCAACAAGAAGAATGAttacatatacttatacatagccttctttttgttcctGTACCAA ACATTCGATGCGCTAGACGGAAAACAAGCAAGAAGAACAAACACGAGTTCCCCCTTGGGGCAACTGTTTGACCATGGATGTGACTCCATAACATCG tccttgttcatttttattgttGGAAAAGGAGCGAGCATTCCAAAGGGATTACTTTTCTTTGCA CTATTGTCAGCAGTCCAATTACAAACGTTCATGTTTTCTTGGATGGAACATTATACAAAGGTTTACAACACGTCCTTGGGTTCCATGGGAATCACAGAATCACATGTCatg GTTATAACGGTGTGCATTCTTCGCGGATTAAAAGGAGCGGCATTATTTAACAAGACAACACTGAAAGATTTATTACCAGGAAGCCTTCG CTCCCTTTTTGGAAAAGCTGCCTTAAGCATAAAACTCACCCACCTTATTGTAATCCCGGTGTTCTTttt cctTATACTCACCATCGCGAGAAGCACCTACATGGGATTGCAGACGGctaagaaaaagagaaaagaagccACAA tccAATTGGTGTTCTTCTACATCTTCATGTTGTTGCAGTACTACTTTTACCAATCAA cCTTAACTGTCAAGAATGAACTCATTTGCTACATAGTGATAGCACTGTTCTCGGCCTTCTACACTTTGCACATGAATATGTCCACCGTATTAAAG ACCAAAATGGATTCCTTCCCTATCCCCATCATCTTCTACTATCTATGCATTATTTTGCTATTCATGAAGCGCCGATTCAACCatcacattttaaaaatggccGTTTTTAACGAAGCGTACATATTATATTACATGATGGTATTCGGATTCGTTTACTTGTTTGATTATGCGTACACCATAATAGGAAATATTTGCAAGGAGCTCAACATCACCTTTTTGTtcaacaagaagaaaaaaataatgagcggaaaatgggcataa